One region of Carbonactinospora thermoautotrophica genomic DNA includes:
- a CDS encoding acyltransferase family protein, translating into MPEPTAGRLPSLTGMRWAAALLVFGLHAYSFLDLAVPHHRQVAKFLCDGGDLGVSFFFVLSGFVLAWSARPGDPARRFWRRRFARIYPSHLVALLFALGCLLVTDRLAQVSTERLLTGALLVQAWSRDPHTYLGINPVTWSLSCEATFYLCFPALYALLRRAGTERLRLAAVALVALVWLFPVLASVVAPGSEHWMVYVWPLTRLAEFVLGIVLALLVRAGAWRGPGLALATAGYVASYLTAAWLPAEFRDTSGTIVAVALLIPAGAMADLRGTRSFWRHPYLVRLGEVSFAFYLVHYMTIDTADVLLGRERAWPTPQAVAVAGALLLLSCVLAALLHRYVELPGVRLLSGSRRPAPVPRVIPAASGAPAAGTTRAPDAPAPRGG; encoded by the coding sequence GTGCCGGAACCGACAGCCGGGCGGCTGCCCTCGCTGACCGGAATGCGCTGGGCAGCCGCTCTGCTCGTGTTCGGCCTGCACGCCTACTCGTTCCTGGACCTCGCCGTCCCCCACCACCGGCAGGTCGCGAAGTTCCTGTGCGACGGCGGTGACCTGGGCGTGTCGTTCTTCTTCGTGCTGTCCGGGTTCGTGCTCGCCTGGTCGGCCCGCCCGGGTGACCCGGCCCGCCGGTTCTGGCGGCGCCGGTTCGCCCGCATCTACCCCAGCCACCTGGTCGCCCTGCTGTTCGCGCTCGGCTGCCTGCTGGTGACCGACCGGCTCGCACAGGTCAGCACGGAGCGGTTGCTCACCGGCGCGCTGCTGGTGCAGGCCTGGTCCCGGGACCCGCACACGTACCTGGGGATCAACCCGGTCACCTGGTCGTTGTCCTGCGAGGCGACGTTCTACCTGTGCTTCCCCGCGCTGTACGCGCTACTGCGCCGGGCCGGGACCGAGCGGCTGCGGCTGGCGGCGGTGGCGCTGGTCGCGCTGGTGTGGCTGTTCCCGGTGCTGGCGTCGGTGGTCGCCCCAGGGTCCGAGCACTGGATGGTGTACGTCTGGCCGCTGACCCGGCTCGCCGAGTTCGTCCTCGGCATCGTGCTCGCCCTGCTGGTCCGCGCCGGGGCGTGGCGCGGCCCCGGGCTGGCGCTCGCGACCGCGGGGTACGTCGCCAGTTACCTCACCGCCGCCTGGCTGCCCGCGGAGTTCCGCGACACCTCCGGCACGATCGTCGCCGTCGCCCTGCTCATCCCCGCCGGGGCGATGGCCGACCTGCGCGGCACCCGGTCGTTCTGGCGGCACCCGTACCTGGTCCGTCTCGGCGAGGTGTCGTTCGCCTTCTACCTGGTGCACTACATGACGATCGACACCGCCGACGTGCTGCTCGGCCGGGAACGCGCCTGGCCCACCCCGCAGGCGGTCGCGGTGGCCGGCGCGCTGCTGCTGCTGTCGTGCGTGCTGGCGGCGCTGCTCCACCGGTACGTGGAGCTGCCGGGCGTGCGGCTGCTGTCCGGGTCGCGCCGCCCGGCCCCGGTGCCCCGGGTGATTCCCGCCGCGTCGGGTGCGCCGGCCGCCGGTACGACCCGCGCACCCGACGCTCCGGCGCCGCGCGGCGGCTAG
- a CDS encoding radical SAM protein — METDFDRYISREFSTVVVQPTSLCNLDCSYCYLPVRKQRREMTPEVAHAVARSIAAQAASHPVSVVWHGGEPLALPRVRFEALLRPFEELREQGMIQHEIQTNATFITSGWCDLFARYGIEVGVSIDGPAVANINRRDWMGRPARYVQEFTTALNMCREGCPLFSFCLGAQAGNRYFECGTFAVAETNYCRNTRKALVMALADVAQEGDESDRIRQT, encoded by the coding sequence GTGGAAACGGACTTCGACCGCTATATTTCGCGCGAATTCTCTACCGTGGTCGTGCAGCCTACCAGTCTTTGTAATCTCGACTGCTCTTACTGCTATCTCCCGGTACGGAAGCAGCGACGCGAGATGACACCTGAAGTCGCCCATGCCGTAGCTCGCAGCATCGCCGCTCAGGCCGCTTCCCATCCCGTATCCGTCGTGTGGCACGGAGGAGAACCGTTGGCCCTGCCACGCGTGCGGTTCGAGGCGCTTCTTCGCCCCTTCGAAGAACTGCGGGAACAGGGCATGATCCAACATGAGATCCAGACGAACGCAACATTCATCACCTCCGGGTGGTGTGACCTGTTCGCAAGGTATGGCATTGAGGTTGGGGTAAGCATCGACGGTCCGGCGGTAGCGAACATCAACCGTCGTGACTGGATGGGACGGCCCGCCCGGTACGTACAGGAGTTCACCACCGCCCTGAACATGTGCCGCGAAGGATGTCCGCTGTTCAGCTTTTGCCTCGGCGCTCAGGCCGGAAATCGCTATTTCGAATGTGGCACGTTCGCGGTTGCGGAAACGAACTACTGTCGCAACACAAGAAAAGCCTTGGTCATGGCCTTGGCTGACGTTGCACAGGAAGGAGATGAGAGTGACCGTATTAGACAGACTTGA
- a CDS encoding alpha-ketoacid dehydrogenase subunit beta: protein MPTQITLAKGLNMGLRKAMENDPKVLIMGEDVGKLGGVFRVTDGLQKDFGEDRVLDTPLAESGIVGTAIGLALRGYRPVVEIQFDGFVYPAFDQIVSQLAKMHMRSLGHVKLPVTIRIPYGGGIGAVEHHSESPEAYFAHTAGLKVVSCSNPVDAYWMIQQSIACDDPVIFFEPKRRYWDKAELDESATPHPLFAARVVRPGGDVTLVAYGPMVKVCLDAAAAAEEENRSLEVIDLRSLSPLDVDAVCRSVERTGRLVVVHEAPVFLGMGAEIAARVTERCFYSLEAPVLRVGGFHTPYPPSRLEEDYLPDLDRVLDAVDRSLAY, encoded by the coding sequence ATGCCGACGCAGATCACGCTGGCCAAGGGCCTCAACATGGGCCTGCGCAAGGCGATGGAGAACGACCCGAAGGTCCTCATCATGGGCGAGGACGTCGGCAAGCTCGGCGGGGTGTTCCGGGTCACCGACGGGCTGCAGAAGGACTTCGGCGAGGACCGCGTGCTGGACACGCCGCTGGCCGAGTCCGGCATCGTCGGCACCGCGATTGGCCTGGCGTTGCGCGGGTACCGGCCGGTGGTGGAGATCCAGTTCGACGGGTTCGTGTACCCGGCGTTCGACCAGATCGTCTCCCAGCTCGCCAAGATGCACATGCGGTCGCTGGGGCACGTGAAGCTGCCGGTGACCATACGCATCCCGTACGGCGGCGGCATCGGCGCGGTCGAGCACCACTCGGAGTCCCCGGAGGCGTACTTCGCGCACACCGCCGGCCTGAAGGTGGTGTCCTGCTCCAACCCGGTCGACGCGTACTGGATGATCCAGCAGTCGATCGCCTGCGACGACCCGGTGATCTTCTTCGAGCCCAAGCGCCGGTACTGGGACAAGGCCGAGCTGGACGAGTCGGCCACCCCCCACCCGCTGTTCGCCGCCCGGGTGGTCCGCCCGGGCGGGGACGTGACGCTGGTCGCCTACGGGCCGATGGTCAAGGTGTGCCTGGACGCGGCCGCCGCGGCCGAGGAGGAGAACCGCTCCCTGGAGGTCATCGACCTGCGGTCGCTGTCCCCGCTGGACGTCGACGCGGTGTGCCGGTCGGTGGAGCGGACCGGCCGGCTCGTCGTGGTGCACGAGGCCCCGGTGTTCCTCGGCATGGGCGCGGAGATCGCTGCCCGCGTCACCGAGCGGTGCTTCTACTCCCTGGAGGCGCCGGTGCTGCGGGTCGGCGGCTTCCACACGCCGTACCCGCCGTCCCGGCTCGAGGAGGACTACCTGCCCGACCTGGACCGGGTGCTCGACGCCGTCGACCGCTCGCTCGCGTACTGA
- a CDS encoding pentapeptide repeat-containing protein: MSVLLPDGDPTGKTEISRPPAPGSSLDDVIVQDAEWSRMQVEASGITHSHLSGVTFTNSVLSKSRLTGDIFSGVDFSSSRWNDIKIDRCSFAGCKFLGANLTGVTAKDVIFEGCRFDYSYLQGFRAVGGLAFVNCSFRESTFEAARLPGSVFVSCSLAGTEFIGCDLRGCDLRGNNLEEVRGLASLRRVIVDPDQLPQLTTAMVRDFEIELKDRPR, from the coding sequence GTGAGTGTTCTTCTCCCGGACGGTGATCCGACGGGTAAGACAGAGATCAGCCGGCCTCCAGCGCCTGGAAGTTCTCTGGATGACGTCATCGTCCAGGACGCTGAATGGTCCCGGATGCAGGTCGAAGCAAGCGGCATCACGCATAGCCACCTTAGCGGCGTTACCTTCACGAATTCGGTTCTTAGCAAATCTCGCCTCACCGGTGATATCTTCAGCGGCGTTGATTTCTCATCTTCTCGATGGAACGACATCAAGATTGATCGCTGCTCGTTCGCCGGCTGCAAATTCCTTGGCGCGAACCTCACCGGCGTGACAGCCAAAGATGTGATCTTCGAAGGGTGCCGCTTCGACTACTCGTACCTTCAAGGATTCCGGGCCGTCGGCGGTCTCGCGTTCGTCAACTGCTCATTTCGAGAGTCGACCTTTGAAGCCGCGAGGCTGCCAGGCTCCGTATTCGTCTCATGCTCTCTCGCGGGTACCGAATTCATCGGCTGCGACCTGCGCGGCTGCGACCTACGGGGAAACAACCTTGAGGAGGTCAGGGGACTGGCTTCCCTGCGACGTGTGATCGTCGATCCCGACCAACTGCCTCAGCTAACCACCGCGATGGTGCGGGACTTCGAGATCGAGCTGAAGGACCGCCCGCGGTGA
- a CDS encoding dihydrolipoamide acetyltransferase family protein, whose translation MANLKQFKLPDVGEGLTEAEIVSWRVKPGDSVKVNDVIVEIETAKSLVELPCPFEGTVAELLVPEGQTVAVGTPIITIDVAAGSPAAEQPAGEPSARPGGLAEDLVPAEKSGGESGGESDGRQAVLVGYGPRTTGAKRRPRKPPAGARSAAAPADRPAPAAPAAPGEPAGVGGAGNVRVLAKPPVRKLAKDLGVDLTTVTPTGPGGTITRADVENAARRVSAAAGTVPEEAPEGATAYAPAAPKTYPFDPATREYRYPIKGVRRMTAQAMVASAFTAPHVTEFIQVDMTRSLELLERLKQRREFADLKLSPLLLVAKALLLAVRRNPDVNATWDEANSEIVVKEYVNLGIAVATPRGLVVPNIKGADSMTLPELARALNDLITTAREGRTKPADTTGGTITITNVGVFGVDTGTPILNPGEAAILAFGAIRKMPWVVDDQIVPRQVTTLALSFDHRLVDGEQGSKFLADMAAILEDPAMALVWS comes from the coding sequence ATGGCGAACCTCAAGCAGTTCAAGCTGCCGGACGTCGGGGAGGGCCTCACCGAGGCGGAGATCGTCTCCTGGCGGGTGAAGCCCGGGGACTCGGTCAAGGTCAACGACGTCATCGTCGAGATCGAGACCGCCAAGTCACTGGTCGAGCTGCCGTGCCCGTTCGAGGGCACCGTCGCCGAGTTGCTCGTCCCCGAGGGGCAGACCGTCGCCGTCGGCACCCCGATCATCACGATCGACGTGGCCGCCGGGTCGCCGGCCGCCGAACAGCCCGCCGGCGAGCCGTCGGCGCGGCCCGGGGGGCTGGCGGAGGACCTGGTGCCCGCGGAGAAGTCCGGCGGGGAATCCGGCGGGGAATCCGACGGCCGCCAAGCGGTGCTGGTCGGCTACGGGCCGCGGACGACCGGCGCGAAGCGGCGGCCGCGCAAGCCGCCCGCGGGCGCGCGGTCGGCTGCGGCTCCGGCGGACCGGCCGGCTCCCGCTGCCCCGGCGGCTCCGGGCGAGCCGGCCGGTGTGGGCGGCGCCGGCAACGTGCGCGTGCTCGCCAAGCCGCCGGTGCGCAAGCTCGCCAAGGACCTCGGCGTGGACCTGACCACGGTCACCCCGACCGGCCCGGGCGGCACCATCACGCGCGCGGACGTCGAGAACGCCGCCCGCAGGGTCTCCGCCGCGGCGGGAACCGTCCCGGAGGAGGCGCCGGAGGGGGCGACCGCGTACGCCCCAGCCGCGCCGAAGACGTACCCGTTCGACCCGGCCACGCGCGAGTACCGGTACCCGATCAAGGGCGTGCGCAGGATGACCGCGCAGGCCATGGTGGCCAGCGCCTTCACCGCGCCGCACGTGACCGAGTTCATCCAGGTCGACATGACCAGGTCGCTGGAGCTGCTGGAGCGGCTCAAGCAGCGCCGGGAGTTCGCGGACCTCAAGCTCAGCCCGCTGCTGCTGGTCGCCAAGGCGCTGCTGCTCGCGGTCCGGCGCAACCCGGACGTGAACGCCACCTGGGACGAGGCCAACTCCGAGATCGTGGTCAAGGAGTACGTCAACCTGGGCATCGCCGTCGCCACCCCGCGCGGGCTCGTCGTCCCGAACATCAAGGGCGCGGACTCGATGACCCTGCCGGAGCTGGCCCGGGCGCTGAACGACCTGATCACCACCGCCCGTGAGGGCAGGACCAAGCCGGCGGACACGACCGGCGGCACGATCACGATCACCAACGTGGGCGTGTTCGGGGTCGACACCGGCACCCCGATCCTCAACCCCGGCGAGGCCGCGATCCTCGCGTTCGGTGCGATCCGCAAGATGCCGTGGGTCGTGGACGACCAGATCGTGCCGCGCCAGGTCACCACGCTGGCGCTGTCGTTCGACCACCGGTTGGTCGACGGCGAGCAGGGCTCGAAGTTCCTCGCCGACATGGCCGCGATCCTCGAGGACCCGGCCATGGCGCTGGTCTGGTCCTGA
- a CDS encoding MFS transporter — protein sequence MRDLWRRRDFQLLMAGQSLSMFADTALLLVLGMWAKQLTGSTAAAGGILLAGTLPQLFAPLGGMLIDRVRRRRLMIATSLGSAGVVLSLLYVSRPADLWLCYVVAFLYGASLIILQSARLGLLNTMLPPDQLGPANAFLRTSREALRLCGPIVGAGLFAAFGGHAVAVIDAAAFLGAALVLMRLRVREPRPRRAERHWVAEATAGLRHLWAVDTLRELGTIAVIVLLVFGCYETVFIEVVDEGLHKPVTYLGVLSTAQGIGAVIGGLSAGWAIRRIGELRLIAIGFSLAGTGVLLCCSDSVPVVLAGCAVAGAGLPLCLIGMDTTLQLRTPPELQGRVGTALEVVTGVPFATSMAIGASVIGFVDHRLMLGVMGGVTLLAGGYGMVRLGRSAPPTLAAEDALGDPAAPGPTEEPAQARREQPRPAAW from the coding sequence ATGCGAGACCTGTGGCGCCGTCGGGACTTCCAGCTCCTGATGGCGGGGCAGAGCCTGTCCATGTTCGCCGACACGGCGCTGCTCCTCGTGCTGGGCATGTGGGCCAAGCAGCTCACCGGGAGCACCGCGGCCGCGGGGGGCATCCTGCTCGCGGGCACGCTGCCGCAGCTGTTCGCCCCGCTCGGCGGCATGCTCATCGACCGGGTGCGCCGCCGCCGGCTCATGATCGCCACCAGCCTGGGCTCGGCCGGCGTCGTGCTCAGCCTGCTGTACGTCAGCCGGCCTGCCGACCTGTGGCTGTGCTACGTGGTCGCGTTCCTGTACGGGGCGTCGCTGATCATCCTGCAGTCCGCCCGGCTGGGGCTGCTGAACACGATGCTGCCGCCCGACCAGCTCGGCCCGGCCAACGCGTTCCTGCGCACGTCACGGGAGGCGCTGCGGCTGTGCGGGCCGATCGTCGGCGCGGGCCTGTTCGCCGCTTTCGGCGGCCACGCGGTCGCGGTGATCGACGCGGCGGCGTTCCTCGGCGCGGCGCTGGTCCTGATGCGGCTGCGGGTCAGGGAGCCCAGGCCTCGGCGCGCCGAGCGCCACTGGGTGGCCGAGGCTACCGCGGGCCTGCGACACCTGTGGGCCGTGGACACGCTGCGCGAGCTGGGGACCATCGCCGTGATCGTGCTGCTGGTCTTCGGCTGCTACGAGACCGTGTTCATCGAGGTCGTCGACGAGGGCCTGCACAAGCCCGTCACGTACCTCGGCGTGCTCAGCACCGCGCAGGGCATCGGCGCGGTCATCGGCGGGCTGTCCGCGGGCTGGGCCATCCGCCGGATCGGCGAGCTGCGGCTGATCGCAATCGGTTTCTCGCTGGCCGGCACCGGTGTGCTGCTGTGCTGCAGCGACTCCGTACCCGTCGTGCTCGCCGGCTGCGCGGTCGCCGGCGCGGGCCTGCCGCTGTGCCTCATCGGCATGGACACCACGCTCCAACTGCGCACCCCGCCGGAGCTCCAGGGCCGAGTCGGCACGGCGCTCGAGGTCGTCACCGGCGTGCCGTTCGCCACGTCGATGGCGATCGGCGCCTCCGTCATCGGGTTCGTCGACCACCGCCTGATGCTCGGCGTGATGGGCGGGGTGACGCTGCTCGCCGGCGGGTACGGCATGGTCCGCCTCGGCCGCTCCGCGCCGCCGACGCTCGCCGCCGAGGATGCCCTCGGGGACCCCGCCGCGCCCGGGCCGACGGAGGAGCCGGCCCAAGCGAGGCGCGAGCAGCCGCGCCCGGCCGCGTGGTGA
- the pdhA gene encoding pyruvate dehydrogenase (acetyl-transferring) E1 component subunit alpha — MHVIVDSSPGTSPGPELVQLLTPEGERVEHPEYSIELSPQEYRGLYRDLVLVRRVDAEAVALQRQGELGIWASLLGQEAAQVGAGRAMGPNDYAFPTYREHGVAWCRDVDPLNLLGLFRGVNHGGWDPNEHNFHLYTIVIGAQTLHAVGYAMGMQRDGSGAAVLAFFGDGATSQGDVNEAFNFAGVYNAPVVFFCQNNQWAISEPLERQTRAPLYRRASGFGFPGVRVDGNDVLACLAVTREALDYAREGNGPILIEAFTYRMGAHTTSDDPSRYRLQSELEAWKLKDPIERYKRFLIKNSLADSDFFAEVDAESERLARHMRDGCRALPDPEPLSLFDHVYAEGHPLVDEERAQFAAYLSADVDATAERGEG; from the coding sequence GTGCACGTGATCGTCGACAGCTCTCCCGGCACCTCCCCCGGTCCGGAGCTCGTCCAACTGCTCACCCCCGAGGGCGAGCGGGTCGAGCACCCGGAGTACTCGATCGAGCTGAGCCCGCAGGAGTATCGCGGGCTGTACCGCGACCTGGTGCTCGTGCGTCGGGTCGACGCGGAGGCCGTGGCCCTGCAACGGCAGGGCGAGCTGGGCATCTGGGCCTCGTTGCTCGGCCAGGAGGCCGCCCAGGTGGGCGCCGGCCGGGCGATGGGGCCGAACGACTACGCCTTCCCCACCTACCGCGAGCACGGTGTCGCCTGGTGCCGCGACGTGGACCCGCTGAATCTGCTCGGGTTGTTCCGGGGCGTCAACCACGGCGGCTGGGACCCGAACGAGCACAACTTCCACCTGTACACGATCGTGATCGGCGCCCAGACGCTGCACGCCGTCGGATACGCGATGGGGATGCAGCGCGACGGCTCCGGCGCGGCCGTGCTCGCCTTCTTCGGCGACGGCGCGACCAGCCAGGGCGACGTCAACGAGGCGTTCAACTTCGCCGGCGTCTACAACGCCCCGGTGGTGTTCTTCTGCCAGAACAACCAGTGGGCGATCTCCGAGCCGTTGGAGCGGCAGACCCGCGCCCCCCTGTACCGGCGGGCGTCCGGCTTCGGGTTCCCCGGCGTGCGGGTAGACGGCAATGACGTGCTCGCCTGCCTGGCGGTGACCCGGGAGGCGCTGGACTACGCGCGCGAGGGCAACGGCCCCATACTCATTGAGGCGTTCACCTACCGGATGGGCGCGCACACCACGTCCGACGACCCCTCGCGGTACCGCCTGCAGAGCGAGCTGGAGGCGTGGAAGCTGAAGGACCCGATCGAGCGGTACAAGCGGTTCCTGATCAAGAACTCCCTGGCCGACAGCGATTTCTTCGCGGAGGTCGACGCCGAGAGCGAGCGGCTGGCCCGGCACATGCGGGACGGCTGCCGTGCCCTGCCCGATCCTGAGCCGCTGTCCCTGTTCGACCACGTGTACGCCGAGGGGCACCCGTTGGTGGACGAGGAGCGCGCGCAGTTCGCCGCGTACCTGTCCGCTGACGTCGACGCGACCGCCGAGCGCGGGGAGGGCTGA
- a CDS encoding maleylpyruvate isomerase family mycothiol-dependent enzyme produces MSGNLTRYVDAWEQTIRSVAELAEGLSPADWDRATECPGWSVRDNVSHVIGLERELLGDPAPSHTLPRDLVHIRNEMGRYMEIAVDVRRHHTPAELVGELNDTIARRVKALREEVERRDPEEEVEVFGGLRRWTYEILLRNRAFDVWVHEQDIRRAVGRPGNLGAPAALAAKDVIVSALPVVVVKRAGAPAGSAVIFDVTGPVKFSAVVRVDTDGRGVLSPWLFGDPTARLTMDWETFARLGCGRVSPRTVHVTVQGDEELAGRVLDAMAVTP; encoded by the coding sequence GTGAGCGGCAACCTGACCCGATACGTCGACGCGTGGGAGCAGACCATCCGCTCCGTCGCGGAACTCGCCGAGGGCTTGTCACCGGCCGACTGGGACCGAGCGACCGAATGCCCGGGCTGGTCGGTGCGCGACAACGTGTCGCACGTCATCGGTCTTGAGCGCGAGCTGCTCGGCGACCCGGCCCCATCCCACACGCTGCCGCGGGACCTGGTGCACATCCGCAACGAGATGGGCCGGTACATGGAGATCGCCGTCGACGTCCGCCGCCATCACACGCCGGCGGAGCTCGTCGGGGAGCTCAACGACACCATCGCCCGCCGCGTCAAGGCGCTGCGCGAGGAGGTCGAGCGGCGCGACCCCGAGGAGGAGGTCGAGGTCTTCGGCGGCCTGAGGCGTTGGACGTACGAGATCCTGCTGCGCAACCGGGCGTTCGACGTGTGGGTGCACGAGCAGGACATCCGGCGCGCGGTCGGGCGGCCCGGCAACCTCGGCGCACCCGCCGCGCTGGCCGCCAAGGACGTGATCGTCAGCGCGCTGCCGGTGGTCGTCGTGAAGCGGGCGGGCGCGCCGGCCGGCTCGGCCGTGATCTTCGACGTGACCGGGCCGGTGAAGTTCAGCGCCGTGGTGCGGGTGGACACCGACGGCCGCGGCGTGCTGTCGCCCTGGTTGTTCGGCGACCCGACCGCGCGCCTGACGATGGACTGGGAGACGTTCGCTCGGCTCGGCTGCGGCCGGGTGTCGCCGCGCACCGTCCACGTGACCGTTCAAGGCGACGAGGAGCTGGCCGGGCGGGTGCTCGACGCGATGGCGGTCACCCCCTGA
- a CDS encoding carbon-nitrogen family hydrolase, whose protein sequence is MRISLIQLAVHDDEPLSERVRRVGDLVRAQRGADLVVLPELWPHGAFAYQRWATEAETLDDPTVHAMSAAARDLGGWLHTGSLIERASDLQLYNCSVLLDPHGDIAATYRKIHRFGFTEGEAKLISAGEEPVTYPAPFGTLGFAICYDLRFPELFRLLVDRGAEILVIPAGWPARRVAHWRLLLQARAVECQAYVLGCATAGEHCEVRMSGHSMVVDPWGEIVAEAGEDEEVLTVEIDPARVAEVRRDFPVLRDRRLGLPAPQPAD, encoded by the coding sequence GTGCGTATCTCATTGATCCAACTCGCGGTCCACGACGACGAGCCGCTGTCCGAACGGGTCCGGCGCGTGGGCGACCTGGTGCGCGCCCAGCGCGGCGCCGACCTGGTGGTGCTGCCCGAGCTGTGGCCGCACGGCGCGTTCGCATACCAGCGGTGGGCGACCGAGGCCGAGACCTTGGACGACCCGACGGTCCACGCGATGAGCGCGGCAGCGCGCGACCTGGGCGGGTGGCTGCACACGGGCAGCCTGATCGAGCGTGCCTCCGACCTGCAGCTGTACAACTGCTCGGTGCTGCTGGACCCGCACGGTGACATCGCCGCCACATACCGGAAGATCCACCGGTTCGGGTTCACCGAGGGCGAGGCCAAGCTGATCTCCGCCGGGGAGGAGCCGGTCACGTACCCCGCCCCGTTCGGCACCCTCGGCTTCGCCATCTGCTACGACCTGCGGTTCCCGGAGCTGTTCCGGCTGCTGGTGGACCGGGGCGCGGAGATCCTCGTCATCCCGGCCGGCTGGCCGGCCCGGCGGGTCGCGCACTGGCGGCTGCTGCTCCAGGCACGGGCGGTCGAGTGCCAGGCGTACGTGCTGGGCTGCGCGACCGCGGGCGAGCACTGCGAGGTGCGGATGTCCGGGCACAGCATGGTCGTCGACCCGTGGGGCGAGATCGTCGCCGAGGCCGGTGAGGACGAGGAGGTGCTCACCGTCGAGATCGACCCGGCCCGGGTCGCCGAGGTCCGACGCGACTTCCCGGTGCTGCGCGACCGCCGGCTGGGCCTGCCCGCGCCGCAGCCGGCCGACTAG
- a CDS encoding helix-turn-helix domain-containing protein: METIGELIARRRDELGMSQTELARELNATAGRQTLTRGEISRWEHGKVSPGPFWLPHLATVLEVPIKDLRLARRMTCVVTAQDFGLSSALPTVDTVIMLGEGDVERREFLLSSAYSVGALALPDLESVTRPVTARAGGVRVGAGEVAAVRRMTRALGDAASELGGGHARYLVAQYLTTDVARWLRGSYSERIGRDLYAATAELVHLAAWMAQDEGRHGLAQRYYIQSYRLAEEADDAEGRATALRGLSAQAAQLGHVQEAVRVADAAARWAPRLDDPRVVAWLHGMRAEAAALASDRTAAIAALSEAERVIDRAPVHPGDSWGAHFTVVNFTRDAGTVLHRVGDLAGAGQQLSAALNAPGPMRQRTRALILAHLGEVRLAQGEIEAACEAWAAFLTAVEGVQSDRTREALRTMRRELQKHRDVLCARDLEERAAAVPDG, translated from the coding sequence ATGGAGACGATCGGTGAACTGATCGCCCGGCGCCGTGACGAGCTGGGCATGTCCCAGACCGAGTTAGCGCGCGAGCTCAACGCCACGGCGGGCAGACAGACTCTTACCCGCGGCGAGATCTCGCGTTGGGAGCATGGCAAGGTCTCCCCTGGCCCGTTTTGGCTCCCGCACCTTGCCACGGTTCTGGAGGTGCCGATCAAGGACCTCCGGTTGGCGCGACGGATGACATGCGTCGTAACGGCTCAAGACTTCGGGCTCTCCTCCGCATTGCCTACCGTGGACACCGTCATCATGTTGGGAGAGGGTGACGTGGAGCGGCGCGAGTTCCTGCTCTCCAGCGCCTACAGCGTGGGCGCCCTGGCCCTGCCGGACCTGGAGTCGGTGACCCGGCCAGTTACCGCGCGCGCAGGCGGGGTACGGGTCGGCGCCGGTGAGGTGGCGGCGGTGCGCCGCATGACACGGGCTCTCGGTGATGCGGCGTCCGAGCTGGGCGGGGGACATGCCCGCTACCTGGTGGCGCAGTACCTCACCACCGACGTCGCCCGCTGGCTGCGTGGTTCCTACTCGGAACGGATCGGTCGCGACCTGTACGCGGCAACCGCCGAACTGGTGCATCTCGCGGCATGGATGGCGCAGGACGAGGGACGCCACGGACTCGCCCAGCGGTACTACATACAGTCCTACCGGCTTGCCGAAGAGGCGGACGACGCCGAAGGCAGGGCGACGGCGCTTCGCGGCCTCAGCGCGCAGGCAGCCCAGCTCGGCCACGTCCAAGAGGCGGTCCGCGTCGCGGACGCCGCCGCGCGATGGGCCCCGCGACTGGACGATCCCCGGGTTGTCGCATGGCTCCACGGGATGCGAGCCGAAGCCGCCGCGCTCGCGAGCGACCGGACAGCCGCCATCGCGGCGCTGTCCGAAGCCGAACGGGTGATCGACCGCGCCCCGGTCCACCCCGGCGACTCCTGGGGAGCGCACTTCACCGTCGTGAACTTCACCCGTGACGCGGGGACCGTTCTCCACCGGGTGGGTGACCTGGCCGGAGCGGGGCAGCAGTTGTCCGCGGCCCTGAACGCCCCCGGACCCATGCGCCAACGGACGCGCGCGCTCATCCTCGCCCACTTGGGAGAAGTACGCCTGGCCCAAGGCGAGATAGAGGCAGCTTGCGAAGCGTGGGCAGCCTTCCTGACGGCCGTCGAGGGTGTGCAGTCCGACCGAACCCGGGAAGCGTTGCGCACGATGCGCCGCGAGCTTCAGAAGCATCGCGATGTGCTGTGCGCCCGGGACCTGGAAGAGCGGGCCGCGGCCGTACCGGACGGATGA